One genomic segment of Theobroma cacao cultivar B97-61/B2 chromosome 6, Criollo_cocoa_genome_V2, whole genome shotgun sequence includes these proteins:
- the LOC108662600 gene encoding endoglucanase 25: MSMFGRDPWGGPLEINAADSATDDDRSRNLQDLDRAALSRPLDETQQSWLLGPGEQKKKKYVDLGCIIVSRKIFVWTVGTLLVSGLLAGFITLIVKTVPRHHHAHGPPDNYTLALHKALMFFNAQRSGKMPKHNNVSWRGNSCLRDGKSDPSTLMKDLVGGYYDAGDAIKFNFPASFAMTMLSWSVIEYSAKYEAAGELNHVKEIIKWGTDYFLKTFNNSADTIDRVAAQVGVGDTSGGSTNPNDHYCWMRPEDIDYPRPVYECHSCSDLAAEMAAALASASIVFKDNKAYSQKLVHGARTLFEFARDQRGRYSAGGSDAAIFYNSSSYWDEFVWGGAWLYYATGNSSYLQLATHPKLAKHAGAFWGGPDYGVLSWDNKLAGAQVLLSRLRLFLSPGYPYEEILRTFHNQTSIVMCSFLPVFTSFNRTKGGLIQLNHGRPQPLQYVVNAAFLATLYSDYLDAADTPGWYCGPNFYSTDVLRDFAKTQIDYILGKNPRKMSYIVGFGNHYPRHVHHRGASIPKNKIKYNCKGGWKWRDTTKPNPNTLVGAMVAGPDKHDGFHDVRTNYNYTEPTLAGNAGLVAALVALSGDKSTGIDKNTIFSAVPPMFPTPPPPPAPWKP; the protein is encoded by the exons ATGAGCATGTTCGGCAGAGATCCATGGGGGGGTCCGCTGGAGATAAACGCGGCTGACTCCGCCACAGATGACGACCGGAGCAGGAATCTCCAGGACTTGGACAGGGCTGCGCTGTCTCGCCCCTTGGATGAGACCCAGCAGAGCTGGCTGCTCGGCCCCGGCgagcagaagaagaagaagtacGTTGATCTGGGATGCATCATTGTGAGCCGCAAGATCTTTGTATGGACAGTGGGGACCCTGCTGGTCTCAGGCTTGCTTGCCGGATTCATAACCCTAATCGTGAAAACGGTTCCGCGTCATCACCACGCGCACGGTCCGCCCGATAACTACACTCTCGCCCTTCATAAGGCCCTCATGTTTTTCAATGCTCAGCGTT CCGGGAAAATGCCCAAGCATAATAATGTGTCGTGGAGAGGGAACTCGTGCCTCCGAGATGGCAAATCGGATCCCTCAACTTTGATGAAGGATCTGGTCGGCGGTTACTACGACGCTGGAGATGCCATCAAGTTCAACTTTCCTGCATCTTTTGCCATGACCATGTTGAGCTGGAGCGTAATTGAGTACAGTGCTAAATATGAGGCTGCCGGGGAGCTCAATCATGTTAAAGAGATCATCAAATGGGGTACTGATTATTTTCTCAAGACCTTCAACAATTCTGCTGATACCATAGACAGGGTTGCAGCGCAG GTTGGGGTGGGAGATACATCCGGAGGCAGTACAAACCCAAATGATCATTATTGCTGGATGCGCCCTGAGGACATTGATTACCCTCGTCCTGTCTATGAATGTCACAGCTGCTCCGATCTTGCTGCTGAAATGGCTGCTGCTTTGGCTTCTGCTTCCATCGTTTTCAAAGACAACAAGGCATACTCCCAAAAGCTTGTCCATGGTGCCCGGACCCTCTTTGAGTTTGCAAGGGATCAGCGAGGCAGATACAGTGCTGGTGGTTCTGATGCCGCCATCTTTTATAATTCCTCCAGTTACTGGGATGAGTTCGTTTGGGGTGGAGCCTGGTTATACTATGCCACCGGGAACTCTTCCTATCTTCAGTTAGCTACTCATCCTAAACTTGCCAAGCATGCTGGTGCTTTCTGGGGAGGCCCAGATTATGGTGTTCTTAGCTGGGATAACAAGCTAGCTGGTGCTCAG GTGCTTCTGAGCCGGTTGAGATTGTTTTTGAGTCCTGGATATCCATATGAGGAAATATTGAGAACATTCCACAATCAGACCAGCATAGTTATGTGCTCATTCCTTCCAGTTTTCACTAGCTTTAACAGAACAAAAG GAGGTTTGATCCAGCTAAACCATGGAAGGCCTCAGCCTCTACAATATGTTGTCAATGCAGCCTTCTTAGCCACCCTATACAGTGATTATCTTGATGCTGCCGATACACCTGGATGGTATTGTGGTCCCAATTTCTATTCAACTGATGTCTTGCGGGACTTTGCCAAAACCCAG ATTGATTACATCCTAGGAAAAAATCCACGGAAAATGAGCTATATTGTGGGTTTTGGTAACCATTACCCAAGACATGTTCACCATAGAGGTGCTTCTATCCCTAAGAATAAGATCAAATATAACTGTAAAGGGGGATGGAAATGGAGAGATACCACAAAGCCAAACCCTAATACACTTGTTGGAGCCATGGTTGCTGGACCTGACAAGCATGATGGATTTCATGACGTTCGCACCAACTACAACTACACAGAACCAACTCTTGCAGGCAACGCGGGTTTGGTTGCTGCACTCGTGGCATTGTCTGGTGACAAGTCAACTGGGATTGACAAGAATACCATTTTTTCTGCAGTTCCACCAATGTTTCCCACACCGCCACCACCTCCAGCACCTTGGAAGCCataa